ATTCCCAAAGAGTTGATTAGTGCCTGATTCTTCAATCAGAATATCGTCTCCTTTTCCTCCAAAGAGTAAATCATTTCCGGGGTTGCCATAAATCAAGTCTTTTCCCGGATTGCCATTAATCGTATCATCACCCGCAAGACCTTGTAGAGTATCATCTCCTTCTAAACCATAGATTTCATCGTTTTCGACAAATCCAGCGAGATTATCAGCTAACGTAGTTCCTAAAATTAAAGTCATTTTAATCAGTTATCAGTTATCAGTTATCAGTTATCAGTTATCAGTTATCAGTTATCAGTGTAGAGACGTGCCTGGGCGAAGCTGGTTCATGCCGTAAGGCTATTGCCGTAGGCTTTTGGCGCGTCTGTATAAGTAATCAGTCATTAGTTATAAAGCAGTTGTTGTTTGTTGTCAACTAATGGAAATCTTTATTTTGCTTCATTCACGGGATTTCTTTGATTTACTGATTACTGATTTTTGAGTTGTGGCGATCGCAACAACACCCGCCACCGGAATTTTAGCGTGTTGGAATTGATCAATGGCTGCTTTTACGGTTGCACCTGTGGTATAAATATCATCTAAAATTAAGACTGAACCTGGGGGACGGCGACGACGGAAATCTTGACCTAAATTAAAGACACTTTGCATTTTTTTAAACCGTTGTTCGGGTGATAATTCATGTAATGCTTCTGTTTCTTTAATTCGTTCTAAACCGTGAGCCACTAGAGATAAACCTGTGATTTCACAAAAACTTTTCGCTAAGAGTTCTGCTTGATTAAATCCCCGTTTTTTTAATTTAGCGACGTGTAAAGGAATCGGTACAACTGTAACAGACGACATTTCCCTCGGAGTCGATAACCAAGTTTCTGCTAATCCATAGCCTAAAGGTTTAGCTAATTCTGTATGATGATTATACTTCAAGGCTGCGATCGCTCGCTTGAGAACGTCTTTATATTGTCCCCAGACACAAAGCGGTATTTCTGTAGCAAATTTAGTCCCTTGGGGAAATCGACAGCGAAGTAACTGTCGTTGACAATAATCACAGAGTTCTGTATTAGCAGGTCGGTTACACAATGGACAATTGGGTTTAAGAAATAAGTTTAAAAGTGCTTTCATCATTCTGTTGACTGTTTGCTGTTGACTGTTTTCTGTTCCCTAGCACTACGCGCTATAATACCCGACCCCCAGCTAACCCCCAAAATCAGTTTGTCATATATCACAATTAGTAATTAGTGAACTTAGCTGAAGGCGTGGATAATTTTTATTGGCTTGACGAAATTCAACCTTCTGATCGAGAAGTTGTCGGGGAGCAAGCGTTCTATTTAAGTCATTTACTCCGTCAAGGTCATCCGATATTACCGGGTTTCGTTGTGACGGCTCAATTATTCTGGGAATTTCTACAAACGATTGACTGGTTAGAACCTTTGTTTGTGGATTTACCCCAATCATCCCTTTATTTTGATGTTAATCAACCTCGTCAATTACAAGCGATCGCTCAACACCTTTGTCAACAACTCATCGATACCCCTTTACCGGAATCTTGGGTTCAACAAATTCAAGCTTATATTAACCCATTAAATACACCTGCATTGATATTTTATCCAAGCCTGAGTATTCCCCATCAATCCCCCATATCAGGACTATTAGAATCGGTAATTTGTTGGGGAGATGCTGAAGCCGCCTTATTAGGACTTAAACAAGCATACTGTGAATTTTTTCGGGCTAGAAGTTTATTATATTGGCAACGATGTGGTCTGCGATTACAAGATTTACAGCCTACGGTATTAGTTCAACCCCTTCAGTCTGCAATCGCGTCTGGATTGGTTCAGATTCAGCCTGATGCTTGGGAAATTCACTCAACTTGGGGTTTAGAATTCTCCCTACTCTGGGGAGAGAACTATCCTGATCTTTATAGAATTGAACCCCAAACCGCAAGGATTGAATATCAACATTTAGGCTCTAAAACAATTGTCTATGATTTAAAATCTTCTCCGCAGCAACCGACCCAATATCCCATTCCTCAAAAGCAATTTGGAACAGGAGTTACTCAACTTCCGATTTACGCCACCTTAGTTTCTGAACAACAACCGGAATTTTCCCTGACACCGAAACAACTCCAACAGTTAATTGAAAGAACTCAACAGGTTATCAACGATTTACCTGTGATCACCCAATTCCATTGGGGTTTATTTCAATCGTCCCAGAACCCAGAACCCCAATTATATCTCGCTGGGGTTGGATCTCCTGAAATCCGTCTTTTATCTCATCCGTTGAATTCTGAGTCTACCTCTGAACGTCAACCCCGTTTTCAAGGACTGGCGGTCGCTTCTGGACAATGTAACGGAACTGCTTACATCCTGACTACCCCAGACTCTATTCCCTCCCAATTACCCGATAATACGGTGTTAGTGGTTCCTACGATTACTTGGGATTATTTACCGTTATTAAGGCAATGTGTGGGAATTGTGGCTGAACAAGGGGGAATGACCAGTCATGGTGCAATTGTGGCGCGAGAACTGGGAATCCCTGCGGTCTGTGGTATTGTGAATGCAACAGTACAAATTAAAACAGGTGAGTCCGTGTTTGTAGATGGCAAGCGCGGAGAAGTTTATTTTATGGAACAAGATCATTCGGTGAATGAAGGGTTATCAGAACAAAGTCTTCAGCAACAACACTTCTTTGAAACCCACTTCATACCGAACGCGACCCCGTTGATGGTCAATATTAGTCAATCGAGTTCTATACATCGACTCCACTCTTTACCCATTGATGGAGTGGGTTTACTGCGTTCAGAATTAATGGCGATTGAAGTCTTAGAATTTCCTCAACATTCCCCTGTTTCTGAGGGAATCCGAAGCAAATTCTATAATTATAGTCGTTGGATTGAACCAGAACACCAACCCGCATTTATTCAACGAATGGTAGAGCCCCTGAATCAACTGGCAATTATTTTATCTTCTCGACCTCTCTATTATCGAGCGTTAGATTTACGCGAATCAGGAAAAGAGGAAGGTAATTTTCCGGTTTCAAACTCCCCATCGCTAGAACGTCTCGCTTTATTCGATTTAGAACTCAAAATTTTATTACAATTATATGAATCCGGTTATCAAAACATTTATCTAATTTTACCGTTTATTCGTTGCGTTGAAGAGTTTTTAATCTATCGTTATCGCATTGAAAGTTCAGGATTAAGTCATTATCCTCAGTTTCAAGTTTGGATTATGGCAGAAGTGCCATCGCTGTTATTTTCATTACCCGATTATGTCAAAGCAGGAGTGCAAGGTATTTCTATTGGAACGAATGATCTCACGCAATTATTATTCGGAATTGATCGCAATCAAATCCACAGTTCTCCTGACAATCAGATTGAATATGAACGCCATCCTGCGTTAAAAAAAGCGATAAAACAGTTCATTAAAAAGGCGAGAAAAGCCAAAATTCCTTGTTCAATTTGTGGCGATGCACCCGCCTTATATCCTGAATTAATTGAAGATTTAGTGCGTTGGGGAATTACATCGATTTCTGTTAATTTAGATGCTGTCGAATCCACCCATACCGCGATCGCCAAATCCGAAAAACGCATTCTCCTTAAAGCTGCACGCCAACAGATTTAGAGCCGCAAACAGGGGGAGAAGAGGAAAAAGGGGGGCAACTGTTATAATGCTACGCATAAATTTAGGACAATTCTACATCCTAAAACCCCTTCAATTTTTTCTGTTCCCTGTTCCCTGTTCCCAGTTAAGCTGTTCCCTCTTAATATTGAGTCCGTTGAAAGGCTTCTTCAGGTGAAATATTACCGTAAATCACAGATAAAATCCCCGGTAAATAGTCATCCATTGTTGTGATGCTGGTATAAATTAAATGTTTAATAAATGCTGGAGTGAGTGCTGCATCTTCCGCATCTAAACTGGTTTTATAGCGAACTTCACCATCGTGGAAATTCAGTTCAAAGTTTCCAACCACTGTGCCATAATTAAGCATCGTAATAAACGCTGCCATATTATAACGTTTATAATCAGGAACTTTCACCGGGCAAATAGAATAAACGGCAATTTGTCGTTCTGCTTCCCGGACAACTGTATAACAATCAAATCGTCCATTTTTACCTTCCACTCCCAATGCCAAGACTCGCCGATGTTCAATTTCTCTATAAACCCAACCATCTAGGTTCATAAAATCAATGAGAACATCAAATACAGCCCGATCACTGGGGTATTCTTGAGACATTAATTCCGGGTTTTGTACTTCAGGGTTTTGTTCTGACACAGTAAACATCCTTAATTTTCCTAATCTTTACAAAATTCTATGAATACTAACTTCAACAATTACGCTCTATTGTTCGGTTTTCTTGCGTTGGAATATTATACGCAATTTTATTATCTTTGGCACTGCGGTAAGCAATATTAGTTAATTCATAATAAATCGGGGAATAAAGAGAGTAAAGCTGACCATAATAAAATCGATTTCGATATCGATAATAATCTTGAAGTTTTTTTCTAATGACTAAGGGTAAATGAGGATTCTTTTCAAAGGTTTGATCCCGGCGTTCAATCACCCATTTAATTTCCTGTAAATCAACTCCCTGAGTGATTAACTGAAAACACTGTTCAATGACTTGACGAATTTTTTCCCGTTCTTTAGCCTGAAATTCTAAGCCTTCTTGCTCTGGATTTCCAGCTAATAATTCTAACCGATAAGCTCCTTGCGGGTTAGCGTGGGGATACCAGCCCAATTTTAAGCGATCGCCCGTTTGATTAATAATCCAGTCTGTTCCATTAAACTTAATGGGTTGAATCATCAACAGGTTTTCATTATAAAACTGCTCATTGACAATACGGCCATCTTGAATGAATGGATCTTCATCCCCAAAAGTATTATGAGTGATTGCCCAACCACTGGGAATATTCAGACGCACAAGTTTTGAATACATAAATTAGGATTGACTGGATCAAGACTCAATGTAAACCATGAGAACTAACGCTGTCAGCAGCAGTTGATGTTGCTTTCAGCTTACTTCTGGTGGAATTATAATGCAACTTCTGATCTATATCATGTTTTTTCCTCAATTGCAGTCTAAAAATCAATGTCCCTTTTCCGGATCGAAGGTTGACAGGCGGATCAGTGGAAGTATGATTGCGTTGAAGTAAGTTTATGTTTAAATCTCGTATTTTAATCTTAACGACCCTAGTAACGACTCTCAGCTTAGGGTTAGCTTCCTCAAGTCTAGCTGAATGGTTTTCTGACTATCCTGACAGGTTTTCTGACTATACTGTGTCCCCTTCTGACTCTAAGGTAGAAGCAACGGTTGATCCCAGTCAATTGATCACGGTGAGACTGCGGAATAAAACTGACCAAACCCTAGTTTATGCCTTAGCCAATGATAATTCTCAACAGTTAGCACCGGGTAAAACCGGAGAATTTTTAGTTCGAGTGGGACGTCATCCCGGAGAAACTAGCACAATTTTAATTAACACACCCGAATATACTTATCCATTAATTTATAGTGTCCGGGTTATTCCCAAAAATACATTAATGGTTGAAATTACCCCCACCAGTGCCGCAAACCCCCATCAAGAACGTACCATTTATATTGATGAACAGGGAAGAGTTTACTCATTTTAATTAGAGCAGGGAACAGGGAACACTTCGACAGGCTCTTTGCTTCGCAGGGAACAGGTAGGAAAAGAGGAGTTTACGGTTTAGATTTTAGCATCAGTCTATGTCCTAACTTCCAGGCGTGACTGCTATAAGTTGCGAGGGAAGTTATATTCTATATTCCATGCTTCAATATTTTCTACAAATAATTGTCCGGGTTGCTAATCACTTTTTCCCATTCCCTATTCGTAATTCGTAATTCGTAATTCGTAATTCCCTGTTCCCTTTAACAATTAATTTCACAAGCCCCAATACTCACCCAACTACTTGAAGCATCTTTCCAATGTTCTTTTTTCCAAATAGGTGCAGTATGTTTTAAAGTATCAATTGCATATTGACAAGCTTCAAAGGCTTCTCGACGGTGAGGACAACCCACCGCAATTAAAACACTAATTTCACCAATTCTTAAACGTCCAACCCGATGATGAATCACTACACGAGTCACATCTAACCATTGTTGGCGGATGTCCGTAGCAATTTTTTCAAATACTTTTAAAGCCATCGGTTGATAAGCTTGATATTCTAAAGATTCTACGGCTTGACCTTGGGTTTGATTTCTCACCATTCCACTCATGACCACAATTGCACCATTCCTGGGGTCATCGGCTAAAGCATAAATCTCCTCCAATAAAAGAGGCGCAATTGTAATCGAGAAACTATCGTGAAACGGAGAAGGAATCAGTGTTAAATCCTTCTCCAAATCATTAGAAACAATCACAACTTTTGGCTCCTAAATTAATGGATGAATTGGCTTAGAGTTTCAATCCGAAACCGGGTTTCTACATCCATCTTATTTTAATCCATTTTTTCCGATGATTTCTGATTTAGGGTTGGCTGCTATCCGTTGACTGAGGTTGTTCAACTGGTTTTTGATCAGCCAGTTTTAATAATTCAGGAATTGTCACAAATGTATAACCCTGCTCTTTAAGTTTCTTGATGACAATGGGTAAAGCTTTTACCGTTGCTGAACGATCTCCGCCCCCATCGTGCATTAAAATAATTCCACCGGATTTAGCTTGTTTTAAAACATTACTAATAATTTTGTCCGATGAAGATTTCCAATCCTGCGAATCCACTGACCACATAATATTAACATGATTTTGCTTAAACGCATAATCCACTAATCCGTTATCTAAAACACCTCCTGGCGGTCGGAACATCGGAGTGTTAATTCCTGTTAAGTCTTCCATTAATTTAGCCGTGCTTTCAATTTCTTCGGAGGCACCAGAAGGACTATATTTTTGATAACGATGGCTCCAAGTATGGTTCCCTACAACATGACCCTCGTTAACCACTACCTTCGCAATATCTTTCTGATTTTTTAAAGCCGAACCCACCCAGAAAAATGTAGCTTTAATATTATTTTCTTCTAAAATATCTAAAATTTGGCGAGTGCTTTTCGGCCAGGGGCCATCATCAAATGTGAATGCAATTACTTTTTGTTCGCCAGGGATTGTTACTTCTTTAATGGTTTGGCTTTGAAATTGTTCGGGAATACTATAACTAAAGCGTTGGGTTTGCAATTGTTCTAAGGTTTTTTGGACATTATCAACTCGTTGAGTGATTGCTTTCTGAAGATTTAATCCCGACTGTGATAAGGGTTGAGAAGGTATTTCTGAGGAAGAATTTTTGAGTTTTTCAGTAATATTAGAAATAATCCTGGGGGGTTGGGAAGAACGAGCAGAAAGGCTTTGTTTTGTCGCTCGCTCTACACGCAGATTAAGGGGTAACATCACACCCATCGCAAAACTAGCAATGGCTGCTACAAGAGCAAATAAAGCCACTTTTTGTTGTCGTAAGAGAGGACTGTACTGAGCCACGAGATTACTCCTTCACACGGAAATAAATTTTAGAATTGAGCGTGATCGAACCGCATCTAAAAAGCCAACTGATTCACCCTTGACATCAGAGATGCACATTTTCAATAAAAAGTCAAGCCTCTGATTACAAACGTAATCATCTGAATTTTGAGGGTTGAACAATAATACCTCTAAAATCCTAGTGCATAAGGACACGAACAGGAAGACACTTTTAGGAAAACGTTAGGTTTTGTTGATAATGGTTTCACGGTATAAACTCACCGCTCGTTGAATCACATCGTCAATTGTTAAATTGTCCGTTTGAATTTCAACCGCATCGACGGCTTTTCGCAAAGGTGAAATGGCCCGATTACTATCAAGGTGATCCCGTTGAGCAATATCCTGTTCGAGTTGTTCTTGAGTAATATCCGTTTGACCTTTAGCGTGCAGTTCTAATAATCGCCGTTTAGCCCGTTCTTGCACGGATGCCGTTAAGAAAATTTTCAATTCGGCATCGGGAAATACCGTTGTTCCAATATCCCGACCTTCTGCTACAATTCCCCCTTGACGACCGAAAGCTTGTTGCTTTTTCACTAAAGCTTGACGAACTGCCCCTTGAGAGGCGATCGCAGACACATTCGCCGTTACCTCTAAGGATCGAATTGCCTCGGTTACATCCTGGCTATTAATCACCGTTCGCGGTTGTTCCCCATCAGGAATTAATTCAATTTGGCATTGACTCACGATTTCAGCAATGGCAGGTTGATCATCAATCTCAATTCCCGACTGAAGCACCAACCACGTCACCGCCCGATACATCGCCCCCGTATCCAAATACAACAACCCTAACGCCTCGGCAATTTGGCGAGTCACCGTCGATTTCCCGGCTCCGGCTGGCCCATCAATGGCAATAATCGGTTGACGATGACGCAAAATCAGATTATCAATTAACCGAGTTGTCCCGACCCGGGCTGCAACCGCTAATAAACCCGTTGTGTCTAAGGTTGTCAGTGGAATTAACGTTTCAGGTTCGACTAAATCAATATATTCGACTTGTACCCCAGGTTCAGTGTCTAATTCTGCTTGTACAATCTGCTTAATTTCCGTAGCGACAGAACAACCTTGTTGAAAGTGTTCTTGACCTCGACGCAGCGCCCGATATAAAACAGCGGCTTGCTGTTTTTCGTCCTGTGTTAAATATTGATTGCGAGAACTATAAGCCAGTCCCGATGATTCTCGAATAATGGGACAGGGAATAATCTCAATGGGCCAGTTTAAATCCTGAACCAAACGTTGAATAATTGCAATTTGTTGAGCATCTTTTTGGCCAAAATAAGCACGATCCGGTTGCACTAAATTGAATAATTTAGCCACAACCGTCGCCACCCCTTGAAAATGTCCGGGTCGAGATGCCCCACACAACCCCGACATCATTGATGCTAGGGGAATCACCATTGTCTGCAT
The sequence above is a segment of the Planktothrix tepida PCC 9214 genome. Coding sequences within it:
- a CDS encoding YbjN domain-containing protein, producing MFTVSEQNPEVQNPELMSQEYPSDRAVFDVLIDFMNLDGWVYREIEHRRVLALGVEGKNGRFDCYTVVREAERQIAVYSICPVKVPDYKRYNMAAFITMLNYGTVVGNFELNFHDGEVRYKTSLDAEDAALTPAFIKHLIYTSITTMDDYLPGILSVIYGNISPEEAFQRTQY
- a CDS encoding bifunctional pantoate--beta-alanine ligase/(d)CMP kinase, with the translated sequence MRLLTSVAALRCYLRGYRTQNPDKLVGLVPTMGGLHLGHLSLIQRARSENSLVVVSIFVNPIQFGPQEDFQKYPRLLEADLQQCEQAGVDVVFAPEVGEMYPSSMQTMVIPLASMMSGLCGASRPGHFQGVATVVAKLFNLVQPDRAYFGQKDAQQIAIIQRLVQDLNWPIEIIPCPIIRESSGLAYSSRNQYLTQDEKQQAAVLYRALRRGQEHFQQGCSVATEIKQIVQAELDTEPGVQVEYIDLVEPETLIPLTTLDTTGLLAVAARVGTTRLIDNLILRHRQPIIAIDGPAGAGKSTVTRQIAEALGLLYLDTGAMYRAVTWLVLQSGIEIDDQPAIAEIVSQCQIELIPDGEQPRTVINSQDVTEAIRSLEVTANVSAIASQGAVRQALVKKQQAFGRQGGIVAEGRDIGTTVFPDAELKIFLTASVQERAKRRLLELHAKGQTDITQEQLEQDIAQRDHLDSNRAISPLRKAVDAVEIQTDNLTIDDVIQRAVSLYRETIINKT
- a CDS encoding putative PEP-binding protein; this encodes MNLAEGVDNFYWLDEIQPSDREVVGEQAFYLSHLLRQGHPILPGFVVTAQLFWEFLQTIDWLEPLFVDLPQSSLYFDVNQPRQLQAIAQHLCQQLIDTPLPESWVQQIQAYINPLNTPALIFYPSLSIPHQSPISGLLESVICWGDAEAALLGLKQAYCEFFRARSLLYWQRCGLRLQDLQPTVLVQPLQSAIASGLVQIQPDAWEIHSTWGLEFSLLWGENYPDLYRIEPQTARIEYQHLGSKTIVYDLKSSPQQPTQYPIPQKQFGTGVTQLPIYATLVSEQQPEFSLTPKQLQQLIERTQQVINDLPVITQFHWGLFQSSQNPEPQLYLAGVGSPEIRLLSHPLNSESTSERQPRFQGLAVASGQCNGTAYILTTPDSIPSQLPDNTVLVVPTITWDYLPLLRQCVGIVAEQGGMTSHGAIVARELGIPAVCGIVNATVQIKTGESVFVDGKRGEVYFMEQDHSVNEGLSEQSLQQQHFFETHFIPNATPLMVNISQSSSIHRLHSLPIDGVGLLRSELMAIEVLEFPQHSPVSEGIRSKFYNYSRWIEPEHQPAFIQRMVEPLNQLAIILSSRPLYYRALDLRESGKEEGNFPVSNSPSLERLALFDLELKILLQLYESGYQNIYLILPFIRCVEEFLIYRYRIESSGLSHYPQFQVWIMAEVPSLLFSLPDYVKAGVQGISIGTNDLTQLLFGIDRNQIHSSPDNQIEYERHPALKKAIKQFIKKARKAKIPCSICGDAPALYPELIEDLVRWGITSISVNLDAVESTHTAIAKSEKRILLKAARQQI
- a CDS encoding molybdopterin synthase catalytic subunit is translated as MIPSPFHDSFSITIAPLLLEEIYALADDPRNGAIVVMSGMVRNQTQGQAVESLEYQAYQPMALKVFEKIATDIRQQWLDVTRVVIHHRVGRLRIGEISVLIAVGCPHRREAFEACQYAIDTLKHTAPIWKKEHWKDASSSWVSIGACEINC
- a CDS encoding ComF family protein → MMKALLNLFLKPNCPLCNRPANTELCDYCQRQLLRCRFPQGTKFATEIPLCVWGQYKDVLKRAIAALKYNHHTELAKPLGYGLAETWLSTPREMSSVTVVPIPLHVAKLKKRGFNQAELLAKSFCEITGLSLVAHGLERIKETEALHELSPEQRFKKMQSVFNLGQDFRRRRPPGSVLILDDIYTTGATVKAAIDQFQHAKIPVAGVVAIATTQKSVISKSKKSRE
- a CDS encoding polysaccharide deacetylase family protein, translated to MAQYSPLLRQQKVALFALVAAIASFAMGVMLPLNLRVERATKQSLSARSSQPPRIISNITEKLKNSSSEIPSQPLSQSGLNLQKAITQRVDNVQKTLEQLQTQRFSYSIPEQFQSQTIKEVTIPGEQKVIAFTFDDGPWPKSTRQILDILEENNIKATFFWVGSALKNQKDIAKVVVNEGHVVGNHTWSHRYQKYSPSGASEEIESTAKLMEDLTGINTPMFRPPGGVLDNGLVDYAFKQNHVNIMWSVDSQDWKSSSDKIISNVLKQAKSGGIILMHDGGGDRSATVKALPIVIKKLKEQGYTFVTIPELLKLADQKPVEQPQSTDSSQP